One genomic window of Notamacropus eugenii isolate mMacEug1 chromosome 6, mMacEug1.pri_v2, whole genome shotgun sequence includes the following:
- the LOC140511514 gene encoding olfactory receptor 4C11-like, giving the protein MEILEMRNNVTEFILLGLTQDPKRQKIVFTIFLVFYTATVVGNLLIVVTIKTSPTLGSPMYFFLTYLSIADYCFSTTMAPKLIMDNLFHKNTISFDECMTQLFAMHFFGCMEILVLILMAYDRFVAICKPLHYSVIMNQRTCGILILSAWIGSFLHSIAQIILILNVPFCGPNVIDHYFCDLQPLLRLGCMGTYVLNLLVVFNSGAICSLSFVLLMISYTIILHSLRNHSAEGKHKALSTCISHIIVVIIFFGPCIYMYTRPPKTYPLDKLVSVLYTIITPFLNPLIYTLRNAEVKNAMKKLWSIRVTSGEK; this is encoded by the exons ATGGAAA TCTTAGAGATGAGAAATAATGTGACCGAATTTATTCTGCTTGGACTGACTCAGGACCCAAAGAGGCAGAAAATAGTATTTACCATTTTCTTGGTGTTCTACACTGCCACTGTGGTGGGGAACCTACTAATTGTTGTGACCATCAAGACCAGTCCCACACTTGGTTCGCctatgtacttttttttaacctacttGTCCATTGCAGATTATTGTTTCTCTACTACAATGGCTCCCAAACTGATTATGGACAATCTCTTTCACAAGAATACTATTTCCTTTGATGAGTGCATGACCCAGCTATTTGCCATGCATTTTTTTGGCTGCATGGAGATATTGGTCCTCATTTTAATGGCCTATGACCGATTTGTGGCCATCTGTAAACCTCTACACTACTCAGTCATCATGAACCAGAGAACGTGTGGGATACTGATTCTGTCGGCATGGATAGGGTCATTTCTGCACTCAATTGCCCAGATAATCCTTATCTTGAATGTGCCCTTCTGTGGTCCCAATGTGATTGATCACTATTTCTGTGACTTGCAACCTTTGTTAAGACTGGGATGCATGGGCACATATGTATTAAATCTTTTAGTAGTCTTCAATAGTGGAGCCATATGCTCATTAAGCTTTGTTTTGCTGATGATATCCTATACAATTATACTGCACTCTCTGAGAAATCATAGTGCAGAGGGAAAGCACAAAGCCCTCTCCACCTGCATCTCTCACATCATTGTTGTCATCATATTCTTTGGTCcctgcatatacatgtacactcGCCCCCCAAAAACCTATCCTCTTGATAAGTTGGTGTCTGTATTGTATACCATTATAACTCCATTCCTTAATCCTTTGATCTATACTCTAAGGAATGCGGAAGTAAAAAATGCCATGAAGAAGCTATGGAGCATCCGAGTGACTTCAGGTGAAAAATGA
- the LOC140511516 gene encoding olfactory receptor 4C15-like, protein MENRSHVTEFILLGLSQNPNIQKTAFVILLVFYLATVGGNLLIVATIICTPSLFVSPMYFFLAFLSFLDACFSSVIAPKVIIDSLYERKTISFQDCMGQIFAQHFLAGVEVIVLTCMAFDRYVAICKPLHYMTIMNRQLCFLLVGVAWSGGFLHSMIQIFFMLPLPFCGPNVIDHFMCDLYPLLQLACIDTQVLGLMVVANSGFICIINFSLLLVSYGVILNSLRTHSTAARRKALSTCGSHIKVVVLFFVPCIFVYTRPPTTFSFDKIVVIFYSFLSPLLNPLIYTFRNTEMKNAVKKLWDKTVIDTEK, encoded by the coding sequence atggaaaatcgAAGTCATGTGACTGAGTTTATTCTTCTGGGACTTTCACAGAATCCAAACATTCAGAAAACGGCATTTGTTATATTGTTAGTTTTCTACCTTGCAACTGTTGGGGGGAATTTGCTTATTGTTGCGACAATCATCTGCACCCCTTCTCTTTTCGTTTCCCCTATGTACTTCTTCCtagcctttctgtctttcttggaTGCCTGTTTCTCTTCTGTCATTGCTCCTAAAGTTATCATAGACTCTCTCTATGAAAGGAAAACCATATCCTTCCAAGACTGTATGGGTCAGATTTTTGCACAACATTTCTTGGCCGGTGTTGAGGTGATCGTCCTCACATGCATGGCCTTTGACAGGTATGTGGCTATCTGCAAGCCTCTGCACTACATGACAATCATGAATCGACAGTTGTGTTTTTTGCTGGTGGGAGTAGCTTGGTCTGGCGGTTTCTTGCATTCCATGATTCAGATTTTCTTCATGCTTCCATTACCCTTTTGTGGCCCCAATGTAATTGATCACTTTATGTGTGACTTATACCCTTTGTTACAACTTGCCTGTATTGACACACAAGTGCTTGGTCTGATGGTTGTGGCCAACAGTGGTTTTATCTGTATCATCAACTTTTCACTGTTGCTTGTCTCTTATGGAGTAATCCTGAACTCTCTAAGGACACACAGTACAGCAGCCCGTCGCAAAGCCCTTTCTACTTGTGGCTCTCACATCAAAGTTGTTGTATTATTTTTTGTaccatgtatatttgtatatacacggCCTCCCACTACTTTCTCTTTTGATAAAATAGTGGTAATATTTTATAGCTTTCTAAGTCCCTTATTAAATCCATTGATCTACACATTTAGAAATACGGAAATGAAAAATGCCGTGAAGAAACTATGGGACAAGACAGTGATTgatactgaaaaatga